One stretch of Amycolatopsis tolypomycina DNA includes these proteins:
- the greA gene encoding transcription elongation factor GreA, whose protein sequence is MVTVSDTKVTWLTQDAYDRLKHELDEMIENRPVIAARINDSREEGDLKENGGYHAAREEQGQAEARIRHLQELLRSAKVGEAPANDGTAGPGKVLTVRYEGDDEDEKFLLATREEGAEGELDVYSPESPLGKALLGAKEGESREYELPNGKVQKVTLVKAVPYTDEK, encoded by the coding sequence ATGGTGACCGTGAGCGACACCAAGGTGACCTGGCTCACCCAGGATGCCTACGACCGGCTCAAGCACGAGCTCGACGAAATGATCGAGAATCGGCCGGTCATCGCCGCGCGCATCAACGACAGCCGCGAAGAAGGTGACCTCAAGGAAAACGGGGGTTACCACGCGGCTCGCGAGGAGCAGGGCCAGGCCGAAGCGCGCATCCGGCACCTGCAGGAGCTGCTGCGCTCGGCCAAGGTCGGCGAAGCGCCCGCGAACGACGGCACGGCCGGCCCCGGCAAGGTGCTCACCGTGCGCTACGAGGGTGACGACGAGGACGAGAAGTTCCTGCTCGCCACCCGCGAAGAGGGCGCGGAGGGCGAACTCGACGTGTACTCCCCGGAGTCGCCGCTGGGCAAGGCCCTGCTCGGCGCCAAGGAGGGCGAGTCCCGCGAGTACGAGCTGCCCAACGGCAAGGTCCAGAAGGTGACGCTCGTCAAGGCGGTTCCGTACACCGACGAGAAGTAG
- a CDS encoding Lrp/AsnC family transcriptional regulator: protein MSENLDALDARLLLLLTDSPRLGVLECARRLGVARGTVQARLDRLTERGILGGFPPELDLAAMGYGLTAFAVLEIAQGRRAEVAEALAAIDEVCEVHATTGQGDLFVRMVARGNDDLQRVIDEVVGVPDVLRTSTSIALSTPVPPRVRPLLERTARTS from the coding sequence ATGTCGGAGAACCTGGATGCGCTGGACGCGCGACTGCTGCTGTTGCTCACCGACTCGCCCCGCCTCGGGGTGCTGGAGTGCGCCCGCCGCCTCGGGGTGGCGCGCGGAACGGTCCAGGCCCGCTTGGACCGCCTGACCGAGCGCGGCATCCTCGGCGGCTTCCCCCCGGAGCTGGACCTGGCGGCGATGGGCTACGGCCTGACGGCGTTCGCGGTCCTGGAGATCGCCCAGGGCCGCCGGGCCGAGGTCGCGGAGGCGCTGGCGGCGATCGACGAGGTGTGCGAAGTCCACGCGACAACGGGCCAGGGCGACCTGTTCGTCCGCATGGTGGCCCGCGGCAACGACGACCTGCAGCGCGTGATCGACGAGGTCGTGGGCGTCCCGGACGTGCTGCGGACCTCGACGTCGATCGCGCTGTCGACGCCGGTGCCGCCGCGGGTCCGCCCCCTGCTCGAACGCACCGCCCGGACGTCATGA
- a CDS encoding MBL fold metallo-hydrolase, with the protein MSTEPMCQACGMQYAEARENCPVCEDERQYVPLSGQQWTNLSVLRSSGTYTPRIEEQGPGLVGVGSNPGFAIGQRALLVRARSGNFLWDCAAYLDDALVAQVSDLGGITGIAISHPHYYTTMVEWARAFDVPVYVHEADQQWIGRPDPAVKLWSGTTLDVADDLRLINLGVHFAGGTVLHWPDGEEGRGALLSGDIVQVIPDRTHVGFMYSYPNLIPERPSVVRRAAELLAGYRFEAIYGAWWDAIVRTDGFEVVQRSAKRYLAHVAEEG; encoded by the coding sequence GTGAGCACCGAACCGATGTGCCAGGCCTGCGGCATGCAGTACGCCGAGGCCCGTGAGAACTGCCCGGTCTGCGAGGACGAACGCCAGTACGTCCCGTTGTCGGGGCAGCAGTGGACGAACCTTTCCGTGCTCCGCTCGAGCGGGACCTACACGCCGCGGATCGAAGAGCAGGGCCCTGGTCTGGTCGGCGTCGGCTCGAACCCGGGGTTCGCGATCGGCCAGCGCGCGCTGCTGGTGCGGGCCCGCTCGGGCAATTTCCTGTGGGACTGCGCGGCGTACCTGGACGACGCGCTGGTGGCGCAGGTCAGCGACCTGGGCGGCATCACCGGCATCGCGATCAGCCACCCGCACTACTACACGACGATGGTGGAGTGGGCGCGCGCGTTCGACGTGCCGGTGTACGTGCACGAAGCGGACCAGCAGTGGATCGGCCGCCCCGACCCGGCGGTGAAGCTGTGGTCCGGCACGACACTGGACGTCGCCGACGACCTGCGCCTGATCAACCTGGGCGTGCACTTCGCGGGCGGCACGGTCCTGCACTGGCCGGACGGCGAGGAGGGCCGCGGAGCGCTGCTGTCCGGCGACATCGTGCAGGTGATCCCGGACCGCACGCACGTCGGCTTCATGTACAGCTACCCGAACTTGATCCCGGAACGCCCGAGCGTGGTCCGCCGCGCGGCGGAGCTGCTGGCCGGCTACCGGTTCGAGGCGATCTACGGCGCTTGGTGGGACGCGATCGTGCGAACCGACGGCTTCGAGGTCGTGCAGCGGTCGGCCAAGCGGTACCTGGCCCACGTGGCCGAGGAGGGCTGA
- the mca gene encoding mycothiol conjugate amidase Mca → MVDADELRNTANPRLRLMAVHAHPDDESSKGAATMARYAAEGHEVLVVTCTGGEAGSILNPAMDRPEVLANMAEIRREEMARAAKILGVSQRWLGFVDSGLPEGDPLPPVPEGSFAVVPLEESTEALVRVIREFRPHVITTYDENGGYPHPDHIRTHEVSMAAWDAAPDPERFPDAGEPWQPLKLYYVHGFSRARMLLFDEALKAAGLESPYTEWLANWDPERGDVMERVTTRVECGEYFEVRDEALKAHATQIDPTSRWFAVPREMQREVWPTEEYELVKSLVDSTLPEDDLFAGIEEKVNT, encoded by the coding sequence ATGGTGGACGCCGACGAGCTGAGGAACACCGCCAACCCGCGCCTGCGCCTGATGGCGGTGCACGCGCACCCGGACGACGAGTCGAGCAAGGGTGCCGCCACGATGGCGCGCTACGCCGCCGAGGGGCACGAGGTGCTGGTCGTCACGTGCACCGGGGGCGAAGCCGGCAGCATCCTCAACCCGGCCATGGACCGGCCCGAGGTGCTGGCCAACATGGCCGAGATCCGCCGCGAGGAGATGGCCCGCGCGGCCAAGATCCTCGGCGTGAGCCAGCGCTGGCTGGGCTTCGTCGACTCCGGCCTGCCGGAGGGCGACCCGCTGCCGCCGGTGCCCGAGGGGTCGTTCGCCGTCGTGCCGCTGGAGGAGTCCACCGAGGCGCTGGTGCGCGTGATCCGGGAGTTCCGCCCGCACGTGATCACCACCTACGACGAAAACGGCGGCTACCCGCACCCCGACCACATCCGCACCCACGAGGTGTCGATGGCGGCGTGGGACGCGGCGCCCGACCCGGAGCGCTTCCCCGACGCCGGCGAGCCGTGGCAGCCGCTGAAGCTCTACTACGTGCACGGCTTCTCGCGCGCCCGGATGCTCCTGTTCGACGAGGCGCTGAAGGCGGCCGGTCTCGAGTCTCCGTACACCGAGTGGCTGGCCAACTGGGACCCCGAGCGGGGCGATGTGATGGAGCGGGTGACGACCCGCGTCGAGTGCGGTGAATACTTCGAGGTGCGGGACGAGGCGCTCAAGGCGCACGCCACGCAGATCGACCCGACCAGCCGCTGGTTCGCCGTGCCGCGGGAGATGCAGCGCGAGGTCTGGCCGACCGAGGAGTACGAGCTGGTCAAGTCGCTGGTCGACAGCACGTTGCCGGAGGACGACCTGTTCGCGGGCATCGAGGAGAAGGTGAACACATGA
- a CDS encoding DUF4307 domain-containing protein codes for MAGGPAETAAPALLADRYGTKRATPSRRWRRWLFLAIALLVSGLIAWIAYVNLGSAPIDAERIAFSEKPGNAMEITINVTRDDDNRPGVCVVRVRDRTGAESGRKELLIPAGVKYSRMSTTIKSIGEPVTADVFGCSYDIPRYLSTP; via the coding sequence TTGGCAGGCGGACCGGCGGAAACGGCAGCGCCCGCGCTGCTCGCGGACCGGTACGGGACCAAGCGCGCCACGCCGTCCCGGCGGTGGCGGCGCTGGCTCTTCCTGGCCATCGCCCTGCTGGTCAGCGGCCTGATCGCCTGGATCGCGTACGTCAACCTCGGCTCGGCGCCGATCGACGCCGAGCGGATCGCGTTCAGCGAAAAACCGGGCAACGCGATGGAGATCACCATCAACGTGACCCGGGACGACGACAACCGGCCGGGCGTGTGCGTCGTCCGCGTCCGCGACAGGACCGGCGCCGAGAGCGGCCGCAAAGAGCTCCTGATCCCCGCCGGCGTGAAGTACAGCAGGATGAGCACGACGATCAAGAGCATCGGGGAACCGGTGACCGCCGACGTCTTCGGCTGCTCGTACGACATACCACGCTACCTGTCAACCCCATAG
- a CDS encoding NADPH-dependent F420 reductase gives MKIGLLGTGNLAVALGSAWAGAGHSIAVTGRSPDRAKAAAEQIGAAATPVDPGRLAGQADAIVVAIAWDGLAEALELVGGAEGKLSGKTVIDCTNAVDYATGRLLPETGSAAELVADVAVGAHVVKALHLFAGASWPFTGEQEAAPVVAICGDDTDALDRTAALIGDLGARTAVSGGLTAARQAEEAAGFVMRVVAAGANPRFAVPDVDPVLLRAGTSD, from the coding sequence GTGAAGATCGGACTGCTGGGGACCGGAAACCTTGCGGTGGCGCTGGGAAGCGCATGGGCGGGCGCCGGGCACTCGATCGCGGTCACCGGCCGTAGCCCCGACCGGGCGAAGGCCGCCGCGGAGCAGATCGGTGCCGCCGCGACGCCGGTCGACCCGGGCCGGCTCGCGGGCCAAGCCGATGCCATCGTGGTGGCGATCGCCTGGGACGGGCTGGCGGAAGCACTGGAGCTCGTCGGCGGGGCGGAGGGGAAGCTGTCGGGAAAGACCGTGATCGATTGCACCAACGCCGTGGACTACGCGACCGGGCGCTTGCTCCCGGAGACCGGGTCGGCCGCCGAACTGGTCGCCGACGTCGCGGTCGGCGCCCACGTGGTCAAGGCACTGCACCTGTTCGCCGGCGCATCCTGGCCGTTCACCGGCGAGCAGGAGGCGGCACCGGTGGTCGCGATCTGCGGCGACGACACCGACGCCCTGGATCGGACCGCCGCGCTGATCGGTGACCTCGGCGCACGGACCGCGGTATCGGGCGGGCTCACCGCCGCCCGGCAGGCCGAGGAAGCCGCCGGGTTCGTGATGCGGGTGGTCGCGGCCGGCGCGAACCCGCGCTTCGCGGTTCCGGACGTGGACCCCGTCCTCCTCCGCGCGGGGACCTCGGACTAG